In Euphorbia lathyris chromosome 2, ddEupLath1.1, whole genome shotgun sequence, the sequence GCCTAGCAACTTCAATCTGACTCTGACTATGGTAAACGAAGAAGCATAACAAAAACTTAGGAAAAATCTTTCTGATTCTTGAAGAACGAGGGGAGGCAAAGCAGATGGGTCGGTAAAGATCTCTTGGTCATGTTATAGGATAATGGTAAGAAAGGGAGCAGAGTGTAAAAGTCCATAAGTTAATGTTCTGCAACATTCATTGTGAGGTTTAAATTAGAAGTAGAATTTCAGGAGTTTCTTGAGGACATCAGAGGCATGGCCACTTTGCATCTAAACATGCAATCTGCACACAATTTAGAAAAAAATAGGAGTTTCTTGAGCGTGCATTAAAACAGTATGTCTTAAAGAACAAAGTAGAATTTCAGATGTGGTTTAAAGCTTAGCAAATATTGTCCACTAGGTAATGTAAAAGaacaaaatttagaaaaaaatagaaaagcttTATAGATCAACTtgactataaaaaaaatgacagtGTCAAGTCTACATCAACTAAGAAAAAATACAAGAAAACTCCACCCAAAGCTAAGAGCTTTAAACAAGCAGCAACATTCATTACTAGTACAAACATGCTATAAAGGCAAGCTTCagcaatttcaatttttatttccaaAGCCTATAACATTGTACCAAATTACATAGCCACAATCTAGTTATGTAACAGGGCTATAGGTCACATAATCAACAAAGCCTATAACATTGTACCAAATTACATAGCCACAAactattatttctaaaattgcaTAATAAAAAAAGCCTCTTTATctctttatttcttctctttttggTTCTACAAAACAACCCCTTTTTATATCTAATGTTCTCGCTCTAGCAAGTGCTTGGGATTCATCATATTGAAAACAAAAATATCTAACTTAGACCAAAACAACCTTGAAAACTCATCACATTGTATTCTCGTATCATTAAGAGAGCAGTTAAGGAGGATATCATGTCTCCAAGAAcagaaattaaaataataataaccttgATAAGCTCTTCCTGCATATCAACGTACTCCAATTTCCTCCTCCTTTCAGAAGATTCTTCTGATGGTAAAGATGTAACACCAACAGTAGCTACAACCTCATGAGTCAGAAAAGATAGTGTTGCTTGAAGAGCTTCCTCTGGTTTCAACTTACCAGACACAGTAAAGGCCATGCATAaggtttcaaaccaaaagatGCTTTTATCTAGCTGAAAAGGGAGTAATAAAAGGATTATACTAGGGGGCTCTAGATTACCTTGGAAGGATCAAAGAGAATGGAACAGAGtgattgagagagagagatccAGCCAGTGAGAAAGCTGCAAAAGAGAAGGTCTAATATAGACGTCTAATTCTAATATAGACGTCTAATTTATCCTTAATAGGATTTACTTCTCTTTTAATACTCATTGGTTACTTTCCTGCCTCTTCTCTTAGGTACCAGCTTTAGGCTTTCTTCTGGCTGCTTAGCAACCCTTTAGTCTGACGTAAATTACTAACATCTTTACCTATTATGTTATGCTTTTGAATTTGAAAGTCTTACCTATCTGGGTTCGCAAGCTCTGCCCTCGGTTCACATAGTTCACCTAAGTTAGCAAACCGTAACTACTAATAAGTCATCCCATTACCCTCAACTTTAGAAGAGCTAATAGCTCTTGTAGCAGCTAATCTCATTCTTGAATTCGATCCATAATTACATAGTCCTAGGTAAAGGGTTAGTTGATAGCTAACAAGGCTATGACGAATTCAAGTCCTGTTCTGTAAATAGAATTGGTCTTCTGTTACAGAACTACTACAGTTCTTTAAACAGAATTGGTCCTGTTTTTCGTTCACACTATAAAGACATAAAATTAATGTCATAACCAACAGAAGAAGATGATCCTTATTCTTTCACGGTAAACATGCATTTGTACCCAAATATATTTGAAATGTTAAGTAGAAGAAACCAACTGTTTGTATAATCCTCTCCCTGACCAGTATGCATTTTGAACTGGCAAAGAACACATAGATTACTATGTCTTGCTATTTTACTCCAGAGTCCAAAGAGTGGATCTAAAATGTCTGGTTAGCATTGAGAAACACTTGGTCATAGCTCTTCCACCCTCTTTCCCCAATTAATAACTAATTTTCTCCCTCTTTCCCCAATTTTCTCAACAACCAGGACAAGCAAAAGGTAGGTGCAACCACAAGTAAATTTGCATCAGGGTATAGGCTCACAATTGCAAGATGTTTACCTCGATAGTCATGGGCGTGAAGACAAGCAAGTCAGTAAGGTTGAAAGccaaagaagagagaaggaaaCCAAGCTGGTACTTCTCTACGGATGCTGATTTCCAAGTTGGTTTTGCTTCAGCTCCTACAGCTAAGTAGACAAATTTCAGAGAAACCTGAGGAAAAATTTGCAGTGCATAAACAAAattagcatcaataaatttatgtaaaattgaaTAAACCACTTACAACTTTGTTACCAGCAAAAGAAGTTTGTTCATTGCAATTATAGAAAATACTAAATCAGGATAACATTAAAGAAGTAGGCATAGAGCTGTAAAATTTAGACGATGACCTTCATAAACACAGCAATCTCCGGTCTGGGGCGTATGTTCCTGTTCTCCTCTAAATCAACAAGATACTGCATATAGGTTGGAAAAAAACAGTTTATAATAGGACAGCCATCATTTAGCAGCATGCCAAGCATCAGCTATTTACCTATCTTAAAATAAACTCTGTAAATAGCTgattaaatatcaatttgagcatttgtttgctaagttgttttccttttgttttcttattttcttattaccaAGCATCAGCTATTTACGTCATATTAACTGTTTATCCGTAGCTACTAAAAAAGCAGTTTTTCTTGGGTTGTGGCTTCATTACCCAGAGGCTAAGAATCACCTGAGATTGAGATATAAGCTAACTAAAGACAGGTCTAAATGCCCGTAGGACTAAGATCCCTCAACATCAAAAGGCGCATCGGTAGACGCATACAAAGAGGCCTAAGTATATTCATCTGCATACACAAGGTCTAAACCCACCAGGTAAGGAGCCGCTAGAGAATAGGGTGTGGGGGCCTCACAAGATGCAAAAACAGAAAtgtttaatataattaaatttccAGAGCAAGCAATTTCAGTCATGATATATTCGATAAATATAAGAAGAGCAAGCAATTTCAGTCATGATAATTAAATTTCCAGAGCAAGCAATTCGTCATATATATTGAATTCATGCTACATGTCTCAATTTAACATGCATATATAAACAAAGTATTAAGTTCAAGATGAACCAGTTGCTGACTATTCAGATTtctatattaatctaagaatagAACAATCTACTATTTAGGAAGTGTACTAATTAAAGTGAAGATACATACATACTTGTGGCAAGGGTGATACCCAAGGACTTGGCCTGCTTTCACGCTCCATTTGAGCCACAAAGATGATATTCTCAACTCTCTAGTCACAAACAAAAACATTCTCTGACTTCATATGATTCATATAAGTCTTCATTGTCTTCACATCAACCTTCAGTTCTTCAGGaaagaaaacataaatctgaacaaAGAATACAGTCAATCATTAGCTAAAGAATCCCAATAATAAATAGTGATGGAAATATAGACTTAGCAAAGAATACCGTCAATCTTAGGCAACTTAAACACGTGTCTGTTCTGTTTCCAGCCCATTAGCCGTGCACTTGTAATAGAATCCTCTGTAGAAATCCATAAGTCTTTCTCGACTAGAACTATATACAACTGGCTAATGCTGCAAAAGTAAAAATGCAAACATAAGGGGCCAATTCAAAGATAAGAAGAAGCAATTGGGATCTTATTTTGAAGAAACTACTAACACGAACTTACCCAGACGACTTGAGACTAGTTGCAACATCAGCAAGGATACTGATAGATAATGTTGTAGCAATACAAAAATTTTAAGATCTACAGGATATTAACTTACTAACAACCATATACAAGCAGAGAAGATGTTTACTTCCTTCTAAACTAGCTTATACAAAGTGTGACACCATGTTGTTGTAGACACGTTCTAATTGAACAACCAAAATTGCATAAGGAAGAAATTCTCCAAACTATAAAGTGCATAAAAACTTCCTTCATTGGAGTGTTAATCCTCTGGCAGGTAACAGACAACATTAATTATACAATCAAATAACAGCTCTAATCAAACTAGAGATAGTTAACAACTTCAATCAAAGCCAACTAATAATGCTATATAAGACTTATCTGCCTAACTTCTAAAGCAGATAGAACAAACATGAAAAAATTAAACCTAATAATAAATCATAACCGGAGCCACTGACTAAGCTTCCGGAGAACAGATCAATAACTTCGAGAGTGGGAACATTATCAAGGATTTTGACTGCTAGAGGAGGAGACATTATAGAGAGGAATATAATAGAGCACAATGAAACATTCAAAAGATGAATTGAGCATAATAGAAACTAATATAATAGAGCACAAGACACTGAACCATCAATGAAAACATAAAGACCTCTCTGTCTTTTACCATGAATTAGCATACAGATAAGGTCAATAACTAAAGCACCAATAAAGGCTACCAAGCCCTTAACACATTACCTAACATTGTTGTCTCTATATTGCCAAGTAGCACAAGCAGCACAACTCCCATATGTATAGAATAATACATTGATGGCACTCTCAAACTTTGTTCTCATCGACATTCTACCTCCAATGGTGCTCCAAAACAACTAGCAGACTTCTTTCTAGTGTGGACAATTGGTCCTGAAACCTGTtcatttatgaaaaaaactTCAGAATATGACACTCCAAGAATAATAATAACTCTACAAGGGAAAGATGTAGAACAGCCAAACATATGAGAGATGAGGTGAGCAAGTGCAGAACATAGCCCTACCTCGAGGATCAGACGAGCAAGCGCAGGTGAATTAGGGATTGAGAGCACCTTGTAGACGAATTAGGGATTCAGAGCACATTGAAGACGAATTAGGGATTCAGAGCAGAGGGCGAAGAGAGACCAAGGATGATTCATTTGCATCGATGGTGAATTAGGGATAGACTACCAGAAGAATTAGGGATTTGGAGCAGACGAATTCCATTTTCACCAAGACCCTTAGAGTGAAAGATGTAGAACAGCCAAACATAGGGATGAGGTGAGCAAGTGCAGAACATAGCCCTACCTCGAGGATCAGACGAGCAAGCGCATGTGAATTAGGGATTGAGAGCAGCTTGCAGACGAATTAGGGATTTAGAGCAGGGGGCAAAGAGAGACCAAGAATGATTCATTTGCATCGATGGTTAATTAGGGATAGACTACCAATTCTTGAATGAACCTCAAAATGAACTCATAAGTACATATAAGGCAGAAATTTCAGTAGGCCAAATAGAATATATCAAGTAGTCATGCAATTGACTGTATCACATAATGTTCAGTCAAATGTGAAAAATGAAGTCATAACAAATTAAATTACGCACCACATCTCTCAAGAGCTAATTTATTTTCCTTCATGCAACCCATTTTTGCCAATTGAACAATAACAAATGGAAGCTTAAAGCTAAGGTAATGTTCAAGCTGAGATGGTAATAGTATATTCTAATTATTACCCTTTCTATTAGAGCGGAAGAAACATCATTATGATCATTTACTTCAGAAGCAGGATCACTCCACCCAGGCAGCTCTATATGCTTTAATGGCTTCTTGTTCACCATATATGCCTTCCTTCTCTACCATGCTATTGTAAAGCTCTATCTGAAAAACATACTTCTCCATTAGTTACTTAACAAGCTTTCAAGCCTAAAAGTGCTACCTACTGATAAGTAATAAACACAATTGTAAGTGAAGATATAGCTAGCCAATCCAAGGCTCTGTTCATTAGACATGAAGTTTCCAGGTCCAGCAGAACGATTCTAGTTGGCCGAAATAGCTAGCCAGCTAGGTGAAGATATATGATACTACTGAAAAGCAGTAAGGAATAGCAACATCCACTCATCTAGAGTAAAAGGAATTGCTCCTACTAAGCATGTGACATACACAACTAGATTTGGACAAACTAAATATACACCCAGAGCAAAAAAAATGGCACGAACCAAACAAAGAGGAATTGAAAAGCAGATCTGATATCCGGAGAAAATAACCAAGCTAAGGACTTGCTAAAGATCACACTTCATCTAAGCATACAGAGAACACCACGGACCACTTGCAGCAAAGATATGCAAAAGCTATTCCATTTGCTACAACCAAAAATCTGAACCCATAGAAAATAAAGTGAATAATTTCAGCAAGAGCATAAGCATATAAATCATTATTAGGAAGTTAAAACCAACAATTTGAAGTTAGATGAGATAAAAGTGAGAGCAAGGGAAACCCTAGAAATCATTTTTAGATTCCTTCATCCTCCTAACAATTATCAATTTCAAACAGACTTAGCAAATaaatttgaacaaattaaacAAGTTGATGACTAAAATTAATTTGACTATAACTGAAAACCCTAAGTTCATCAAGCAAACCAAGAGCAAGGGAAACCCTTGAGGAGAGGAAGTAAACAAAAAATTTGACCAAGAGATGAGCAGGTGAAAGGGTTTCAAGAAATACCTACTTCTCCAGCTTCAAGTAATGGACATGGGAGCTGATATGGTGCTGCGTTGAGTGGTAGTCGCACTAGAGCAGGTGAACCATTGAGCAGCAGTTGAGGATTTCAGAGTGAAACGATTTCAATTAGAATTTTTGTCTGAAATTATGCGCATTCGCGAGAAACCAAAATTGAGAAGGAAAGGATTTCCAATTTTGAGTTCAGGAAATGAAATTTGAGGAGCCAAAAGTGAGGGTGGGAAATGGAATTTGAGGAGGAAACCTAGAGgctgtttgtttcagcttttcggatgagcgtttagcgtttcacttcaaaccgcaggaaatatagcgtttggttaggtttatataacccagttagttgttattgatagaattattcttcttatttccacaaaatatgtttatcctttaacattatttatatttctacaacatattTACCTAAAAACAAGATTATTTTTTGtacaagttggacaaaaaatttctgatatttcatcgaatttataaatattaattttcaattttattattaaatcacaaaaagttatgaaatattttttttaaaactattggtgtgtgcaattggtgtataataagaaataaaatatcgatgttttctaataatatctgaaatcgacctaacttgccaatgttagaggtaaaattgctcttaactgctagcgttatgggtaaaattgaaccattttagacatcaagagtaaaattatttctaGTTGTAAAGGTTATGtgcatttttcacatttttcctttaataatttcatcgttgattaatttaaaacatgtccattttagatattttaaatccgaacagcaacagttcaatataattttaccaaacaatagtaattaaacagctaataacaaacagctaacagcaacagctaacagcttactgcaaccgcaaacagctaacagcaaccgcaacagctattagctaacagctgaaccaaacaggcccatAATTTGGGTTTGGCGGTAAGGTCGAAAACTTTTAGTAAGTGGTTTATTAGTTACTATTCTAAATAAGagatttactgtttttctaccaaacaaaattaataatggATTTATTggttattattaaaatttataattatttatattttttaatataattattaaagACTTTATTTTTACTATCAAAACTTTTACTAAAcgatttatttgttattattataatttttaagtaTTTACATTTTTCAAATACAATTATTAaggggttttaattttattaaaaaatttaaattaaaatattttaattagaatGAATTAATAATGAGAAATTTTagtcaaaattaataaaaaagtgatttgcttattaataatatagtaaTAGAATTTATCCTTATTATATGTGTGAAGAATATACTTTTAATAAGTGTTTTTTACACCCTTATTAAATTTTACTTACTAATGctcatttttcttgtagtgttatCCGCAACTTGATTACCTTCCCTGAACACATGAGAAAAAACTACTTCCATCTGTAA encodes:
- the LOC136219996 gene encoding uncharacterized protein isoform X2 encodes the protein MERESRPSPWVSPLPQYLVDLEENRNIRPRPEIAVFMKVSLKFVYLAVGAEAKPTWKSASVEKYQLGFLLSSLAFNLTDLLVFTPMTIELDKSIFWFETLCMAFTVSGKLKPEEALQATLSFLTHEVVATVGVTSLPSEESSERRRKLEYVDMQEELIKVHHWVKAPVPRCQRMRMIRKIVMPTCMMEVWTS
- the LOC136219996 gene encoding uncharacterized protein isoform X1 — protein: MFLFVTRELRISSLWLKWSVKAGQVLGYHPCHKYYLVDLEENRNIRPRPEIAVFMKVSLKFVYLAVGAEAKPTWKSASVEKYQLGFLLSSLAFNLTDLLVFTPMTIELDKSIFWFETLCMAFTVSGKLKPEEALQATLSFLTHEVVATVGVTSLPSEESSERRRKLEYVDMQEELIKVHHWVKAPVPRCQRMRMIRKIVMPTCMMEVWTS